In the genome of Aedes aegypti strain LVP_AGWG chromosome 2, AaegL5.0 Primary Assembly, whole genome shotgun sequence, the window AAGAATTACTGGTTTCATTTCTGGTTTTATAGAATTGGTGTAAGAGAACACTTCAAGAATAGCAGAAAATCAACTTTGCTACTTGGTATGTAGGTAGGTGTGATGTTTTTATTGagaatgttaaaaaatgctaatgtgaagtagtgtttgatccttcggccatgatgcttgctcctgcgcgggtgagcgacgagggcaggatcaaacatgtcgcgcgtcttAGTGAAAAGTTGCCACGATTCgatagtagtgtttgatctaatgatcgcatcgcttgctcttgcgagggcgagcgacgaacacttgttcggcttACAATGCGACTATCGAATTATTTTGCGAATCCGGTGAGAcgtaattatatcatggatcatATCACCAAGCTTTGGTGTCTCCCAGATCTATTCCTTTTCCTAACCAATATCCTTACCATGACAACTgactaactaacattccttcccttccctgaTGACCgttaggacgtggccggcgccgtaattgatttttaaaatttgagctctcgatttgtgcacattgagaatggtaagctgaTCCCGAGCCCTATGCATTAAATCTccgtgcaacttcgattgttctggtcaatcacggagtagcaactacgaacgGTCATctgtgctcatgctcatgctcaatgtTGAAAAATGATAATGTGAATAAGAAAAATGTACAGAAAGCTCCAAACAGCTGAAATATTATGAAGCTGTTGTTATGAAGTTACACTTTTTAGTatattgaaaataatgtaaatgcTCACTCATCTTTTGGTAGATAAGAACAACCTTTATCAACATAGCAATATTTCATGAAGGGAGCTACCCAACCTGTATGCTATACTAAAGAGCGGAAAATTTTAGGCTGCAGTTCAGTGCAAGCGTGGTCCCTCTGGGAGCAACAATTtgattttaaaactattttgcccaaaacaaaaattaaaacaaaacaaagaacaaatgcACATCGGAAGCGAAGGAAaataaaacctcaattttttgtaccatttcAATGTTTTCTGGATTGTATAGGAAAGTGTTCAACCAAACCCATTACGGCAGTTGATTGATTCGTTTCAACGCGTAAATGTGAAATGCCATGGAAAACTAACCTTTCGGCAGCAATAATGATCAACGTCCACGACTAATTGAACTGTGGACAAAATTTTTTGAGCACTAATTAAcaggttttttttctattagGAGGCTGAACCCACATTAAATTGAAAAGATAATTAACGATGTAAAACAAAAAAAGGGGACTGACAATGTCATAGTAACCGGCACGGTTAGGCATGTCCATTTGCAGTCCAGACAGCATCTGCAAATTGAAGTGTAACCTTGACAATCAGCTGGCAACAGGcacaacaaattttgtatactCATTATGTGGAAGCTGTATGACCTTATTGGACAGTATGGGCGTTTTTAGGTATGACAAATTGGCAAAGCAACAACATTCTAAATTTCGCAAATCTATTTCGCTGTTCTCTTGACATTGACAGCGAACTCAGATCACCAGTTCTCTCAAATGgatcatttgaaaagtttacatAGTATTTACGCGTCAAAAATTCTACCATCTTTGTAATATAAGTtaatttttgactattttttattttgtaaattttagatCATATGAAAAGCCAACAGTTCTATAGCATAAAATTCGCAACCCAAACATATTTTCGACCCGAGAATCGAATCTGACCGAATCGATATATGAATCCTCTAAGCACGGTCTTGTCTTGTCAGGTTGTTGGAGAAGTTCACAGAATTGCCTCTCTCTCTTCCCGCAACACCCCATATAGAATtaaatagggtaaaagcaccagctttggccagcctaaaagaaaaagtcaataaaaattaaatgggaagccgtatttatactacaaatatgtcgaatgcaagctttcaatccatattatgtgcactcttaaaaataatgaaaattactgcggacgtaattcacattatgactgaatgacacatgatgtaaatgatgaaatgacgtaaacatgtgttctgaaagatgtattgaactaaaaatgtaattttacatgatgaaggacatgtgAATGATGTcactatgattgacatttcccgaaacagacaccatcgtatttaaaatgtgatacaaatttacgtcatttggctcgcttcttttatgtgcatccaaaagacgtaaaatcacatgattttttcggagtgtgtgtgttaaatatcaaaactgagttcccagtcaacattttggttggtatattttttgctatacatcattctatatgaattaaatcactcgtataaaatgcacgaaaacgctatatacacaccaaagtggaggccatatacgcacttcccacgactttttcagactttccatggtcagcaatacgatgccacaaaattccgataaaaataaaaaaaaatatccaccgAGACTCGAGCACCGGACCTTTGGATCCTTAACCCGATACCATACCACTACACTACAGATCGCTTCATGAATGAgtagtgattatttgccaatatgaaaGGAAGTTTGCTATACAGTACAtacgctttgttgttctttgaagcccaccgcccgaagataccaacctcgggtcgggtggcaaattttgcaaagtTATTGCGATTCCATTTCTTGCTagtctgcattgatatatgatctgtcagtttatataacttgacgcgattctagattatactatttacgacatggtttgttgtcaacaaagtttgtcgacaatgaatcgtagtgaagaattatatacaatttgtgttaacatttattcgtttgggttaggcatattgtgcgattctgatttttgacgtatgaatatgagatttttggcgcacaatcttatacgatacgtggttcactgcgttataaccattttttcactttgaaaatcccgttggtcaatataggccaacggaaccagtttcggccagaaatttaacttcggttcctaaattagccaatcgcattgatttctcatgagagtggccaaattaggcgTGCCCTGGccagttaaaattataaggaaaatgcaTTGTTTTTCTCATGTTTTGATTCAACTTGGACAAGTAAATGAATGAAGCTCTtttatgtgaatgtgatctactgaacacaaaaggtttcatactgattggctatgtaaaacggtgtaaaCGGTGTGTCCcatatggctacaactggcgtatggccaaaaccggtgcttctaccgtAGTAGCATATAAatgtacacacttagattttttcacgagctcggctgtgcgaatctcggttttccGATTTTAACCGATACTCAGttaacaaattgtccggttgtTTAGCAATgatgcatgatttttttttgtccttgtctgtagagccttttaccCACTGCGTCCAAtaattaggaatattgtggtatgattGTGGCATATTTAATtttgtgctcatcaaatatcctctcacaattgagatgtggtGGACAATGGTTGATGGAGCACGTTATCCCAACTAGGCTcgactcgttttataaagtttatTACCCTGTTTGGATTGCATTGCCAAACTTCGGAGGGCTccaataacccttttccaaatattGACAACCTTTGATTGAACAATGCTCCACAGCTGCAAAGCAAGTGTTCAGCGGTTTCGTTTTCGTACAAAATCGACATTCTGAGAATTGGATTTTTCCAATCTTGTAAAGGTAATACCTGCTCGGGCAGTGACCAGTCATCAGACCGGTTATTACCCTGATATTCTTTTTATTAAGATTTAATATGGCCCGGGCTTTTGACAGACTGGGTCTAAtaaatcttttcgcttgcttggctGTATCCGTGGCATTCAAATTAgtttctaccatggacatttcccaagtTCTTAGTTTCATCCTAAGAGTACTCTCAGGAACTCCACAAAAAGGTTCAGGGCCGAcgaagctcgaagctgcaccctgtctgcatgatttactgatactcgtcTTTTATTTCCCGAGATCCCAGGAAATGTGTTTGCCGACTACTTGGCTGTAcagatctcggttaaaattagccgagattcggaaTTCTAAACTAAGTgtctatgaatattttttatcttatccatcagaatcttttctctcttcagcaacttTCTTCTCTATGACTTGAAGAAAAAGTTTAGACTATGAATTATAGgattgggttcgattcccggtcggtccagaatcttctcgtagtggaaatttcctagactttcctgggcatagagtatcatctcacatgtcacacgatgtacgaatgtgaaaatggcaactttggcaaagtaagctctcagttaataactgtagaagtgctcatcgaacactgagaagcaggctttgacccagtgaggacgtaatgccaaaaagaagaagaagaagataaactcCCTTTTTTGCACTCGATTTCACCATTAGAAAAGCATCGGTTCGTAAAATTTGGACATATCACTGTACATTGACgaaagaaattttcaccacTGCAACTGTTCATAAAAATTTCACTCACGTGACTTCAACATGCGACAGAGTTCTAACGCAACACACTCGAAATCTCGTTCACCAAAATTTGACGGCACATCAAAGATCGTCGTAGCACCCGATCACATCGAGTTCTCATTAGAGAGTATCGATTTCTTGTCCCAGTACAAATTTTTCAGTTCGGCCCCGGTTCAAATTGATCGACTTGTCGTCATCGTTGAGTAAGAGAAAGACAGTAGTATAGGTAGTGGCGCTGCTGTGGGTTTTTCAAATCGGTGGTGGCGATGGCATGAAGAACAACAAAATCTGTAATAATAATTCGGAAAGTGGCTGCAAGATGTTCGCGATGTGTGCGAGTGAGTTGTCTCTGGCAGGTTGATTAATTTTTTTTGGCGCCGCTCTTGTTGGCGGgcagggtgtcccagaaaaatcaatgctttaaaaGTCATGGTGCTCAACCCTAACATGAAAGATATGCTTAGTTTAcgaaaaatagtaatttttcaaagcattctatgtttcaaatattgtttttctTTCTCTATGAATAATATTGGGCATTTGTGCAGTAAAAGTTCTTCAAATACACAAAATCGTACATatgtttaaccctctaatacccacatttttattttcgatctaaatatcattttcagttatctaaaatcattctaaacacgttttgggcaatgatttatttttattcgtaaatctatgaattttggtttttgatttttataatttttatttttgaacatccctattcttttcattttttcttgaaacctcttttagttactgatttttggcaataaaaaaaattcaagtttttacggtacttttaaaaataataatttttttttttattttccgtgtaattaacggaaaaacaggtttgaaattattttaataccaccaagctcttcttctgttataggttaatagtagaaaaatataaaaggtacgattttttatattacacgttaaataaaccctggcatttgtaggttatataagaatacaatttttcaaacaattttcaaaaatacaaaaaggtttcaaaagttataaaaaacttttctcatatgcgtgttatgagccaaggtgtgagccaaaaataaaatcattttgatttccgagtcacgaaaaaatacacaaaattacaaagtgtaccccgtctaaaggcggggttgggtggACACCCGCTTATTCTCGGAGAATATGCATTATTTATACACTCTATGAAAGCTGTATGGTATATGGACTGTTTGATGGTATAACATATTATGGTTTACTTCAAATATCCTATGAAAAAACTTCAACATTTTCTTAGCTTCAAATTGATTCATAATCAAGACGCAAGTTTTATACTGCTAATGTGACAGAGGGGGATCCATTTTATATATAAGAACGTTTAAggcgccgaggacctgggatcgaatcccatccccgagatagtcactaaagaattcagtgacgacttccttcggaagggaagtaaagccgttggtcccgagataaactagcccagggctaaaaatttcgttaataaagaaagaaaaaaaaacgtttaagaCCCATTAATAATATCGTTTGCACTAAATTTCACAAAAGAGTTCATTATTCCCTGATACCTTTTAACCAGCCGAGTTTTTGACccatttttctatctcgtttttctaatatttgatatgattttttttcaccatGAATGAATGCAACACATTGTACTAATTACGAATTCGGAAATTAGGCGAAtataactgaaaaatattgtcaTTTTAAGGTCTTAAAATAAGCATTTACTTAATGTGTCCATAATGCCCCTAATTCGCCTATTATTATTTTAGGGTTGAGTATCATGATATTTCGAAcattttctgggacaccctaagGGAGGATGACGACGACGGTGACGATCGATCAACCAATTTCGATGGCAAAAGAGCATTATGTGAGCTCTTGTGGCAGAAAGTTAGAAAAACATACATACCGTGGGGTAGTGCTTCGGGGTAGCCGGGAAAAGGGGGTGGCCGTTTCGAACGGCTTTGCGAGGCCTCGGAGGATTGGGGAAGGCTTCGATTTCGTTCGGACAGATTTCGGGTGGATTGCACTCCTTGATGTTCGTATAAATAGTTATGCATCCGATCGAAACAGTATCAGTTCACTTCTAACGAACCCAATTCAATCATTATACCTGATCCTCTAAGCTTGACTGCAAAAATGAAACTTGTGAGTTTAGGAATTCATAGTGTGGCATAATTTGTGATACTTAATGAGAAATTTTGTTCTCGGTGTTTTCAGTTCATCACATTGTCTGCCTTGTTGGCCGTTGCCGTGGCTGTCGAGTACCATCACGTGGAACACAAACATATCCCGATCGTTCACAGCGAATCGTACCATGGACACGATGGTAGCTTCAAGCACGAGTATGAATCGGCCAATGGAATCTCAGTTCAGGAACAAGGCTACGTCAAGAACGCCGGAGACAAGGAGCACGCAACCAATGTTGTTCACGGAACCTACTCATACATTGACCCCCATGGCGTCCCAGTTTCCGTGAGCTACTCCGCTGATGAGAATGGTTTCCAGGCCCATGGATCGCACATCCCAACCCCACCACCACTACCAAAGGCCCTGGTTGAAGCCTACGCCAAGGCCGGTAGCCATCCGGAGAACCATGCTGATGTGCACTACAGCAAGCCCGAACCACACTACAAGCATTACTAAGCGGAGCAACATCCTTCCCTGAATGAGTTTTTAGATCTCAGACCAGGTCGTTTATCCTGATCTAAGAACTAGAAATGCCTTCGACTGACCTGGGAAGATGGCTGCGCGTTTCCAAAGAAAAGACTGCCCCTTTGTTTTCGACAGTTCTCAATGTGATATCTCCCTGGTTGGCCCAAACCGGACCAATCCGGAAGATTTgttctgttttatttttgtagaaaatgtcaGTGTATGTATACAATAAATCAGTTTAATAACAACTTTAACGAAGATCCTGTTGGTTTCGATACAGTTGCGACCCCTaggaacacacatgttataattgatgcatattaactcttatatgactagattatgtcatataagagttaatatgcatcaattataacatgtgtgttactcgggacACGTGCTTACACTTAAAACAGGTTCCCCTCATAACTCTTCAGCTATCCTTGAATCAGTTTGTCCTGACACGCACAACCTGAGGgcagggctgtgcattttcgaaagcattttgtgaaacacgaaggTTTGGTTGCgtcgtctcgatggtgacgaacaactgcgtcgATACGTTCTTCTTTCAccactcattcgtttcgttatCTGGTTGAAAGCAGCGAACAAGAAAGGTtaaatgaaagagtaagaacttcgtttcatttgatttcattgaaatctatcaaaatgtttcaaattcgattttatctattttttgcaaaagtaaTGTATATAACTTGTTAGGTAATAACTTAAGATAGAGAAGTATGCGGGCCACCACGTCGTTTTCTTGAATTAATCTGCTCCTAAAGTtagagactaccgattgaaagaccaGCTCGCTGCGGTGAGGCTCTGATATAGGACGCGAGACGCACAggcaaaacgaaaaaaatgaaagactacgcttgctgcgatgaaaggaaatgtttgtcggattgaaacgaaacagtagagtttcaatCGGAAGGGAAGCTTGATtcagtcagttggggactgaaaatgctttcaatgaattGAAAATGGACGGCCCTGCCTGAGGGTATCAAATAACAGAAGGGTGGCTTTGCCTGAAGAATAGCtcccggattttttttctttcaattccttcaatagtattattccaaacattacactCATGTGTTATATCTATGTGCTCTTTGTCAAAAAAACACTATCATACTGATTTGATAGAACTGCAttgacttcttctttctggcgttacgtcccaactggggcaAAGCCTCCTTCTCAGattatgagcacatccacagttattaactgagagctttctttgccgattgaccatttttgcttgtgtgtatcgtgtggcaggtacgaagatactctatgccctgggaatcaagaaaattttcttcacaaaaagatcctcaaccagcgggattcgaacccacgaccctcagcatggtcatgctaaataactgcgcgtttgccgctacggctatctgggccctaaaCTGCATTGAGcattcattaacattttgtaaacaacgtattacatttcatttgccatagcagttcaAAACTATTACAGTTGAGTTGATGTCACttgtttataagagaaaaacgctttcaattaacaatattgccttctcctcacgtttttaagacagatcaagagtttgagatcatcgtctataatcacggattcaaattttgaaattgcaatgctcctaggcggcatccatttattacgtatcgctaaaattgaacatttttgaccccctccccccctccgtaacgcttt includes:
- the LOC5579985 gene encoding endocuticle structural glycoprotein SgAbd-2 produces the protein MKLFITLSALLAVAVAVEYHHVEHKHIPIVHSESYHGHDGSFKHEYESANGISVQEQGYVKNAGDKEHATNVVHGTYSYIDPHGVPVSVSYSADENGFQAHGSHIPTPPPLPKALVEAYAKAGSHPENHADVHYSKPEPHYKHY